In the Desulfobacteraceae bacterium genome, AAAAAGCAGTGAAGACAACCCGGTGCGCAAAAAAGAGGGGGCCGTGCCGGTCTTCGACACGTCACCCCAGGCGCACTGGACCATCGGCGAAAATCTCAACATCCTGGATTTCGAACGCGCGGCCCGGATCACCGGCGCCCGCTTTCCCCTCTATATCGGAGCCGGTGCCCGGCTGGAGCGGGCCCTGATCAACTTCATGCTGGACGTGCACACCGGCGAGCACGGCTATTGCGAGATTCTACCCCCGTTCATGGTCAACCGCAACACCATGACCCACACCGGCCAGCTGCCCAAATTCGAGGAGGATCTCTTCAAGCTGGAAGGCTGGGACTATTTCATGATCCCCACCGCCGAAGTGCCGCTTACCAACATCCACCAGGGGGAAATTCTTGAGGAGGACCGCCTGCCGATCTACTACACGGCCTACACCCCCTGTTTTCGCAGCGAAGCGGGCTCATACGGCAAAGACACCCGCGGCCTGATCCGTCAGCACCAGTTCAACAAGGTCGAGATGGTGAAGTTCACCACCCCGGAAACCTCCTATGACGAGCTGGAAAAAATGCTGACCAATGCCGAGGCCATTCTTCGGCGGTTGGGTCTGGCCTACCAGGTGTTGACCCTGTGTACCGGCGATATGGGCTTTTCCGCCGCGAAGACCTATGATATCGAGGTGTGGATGCCGTCCCAAGGGGTCTACCGCGAGATCTCCTCCTGCAGCAACTGCGAAAGTTTTCAGGCACGGCGCGCGGATATCCGCTTCCGGCGCAAGGGTCTGAAAGGCACCGAGCTGGTGCACACCCTGAACGGTTCCGGGCTTGCCGTGGGCAGAACCCTGGCCGCCATTCTGGAAAATTATCAACAGCCCGACGGCAGCGTCGTGATCCCGGAGGCGCTGCGACCCTACATGGGTGGAATGGAACGGATTGCCAAATGAAAATCGAGGATTTCCCTGCGGATATCCAGCCGCTTCTGATCCCTGAAGCCTCTGGTTCCCTGATCTACCGCTGCCTGGGGTGCGGCGCGCAGTACGACATTCAAAAATTGCTCTACACCTGCCCGCGGTGCGGCCAGGTGCTGCTGATCGACAACCCGGATTTCGAGCGGCTCAAAGCGGTCGGCCCCCGGAGCTGGCAGCGGCTCTTCGATTGCCGCAAGATGCTGACAGTCCCGGCCCTCAAGGGCATCTACCGCTATCATGAATTCATCGGCCCGGTCATTCCCCTGGACGCCGTCGTCTACCTCGGAGAAGGCCACACCCCCATCGTCGAGGCCAATGGAATCCTGCAGGAGCGCGCCGGCATCCGGTTTTTTTTCAAAAATGACGGCCAGAACCCCAGCGCCTCCTTCAAGGACCGCGGCATGGCCAGCGCCCTGAGCTACATCAACTTCCTGGTGCGCCAAGGCTACGTCTCGGATGTCCTGGCGGTCTGCGCCTCCACCGGCGACACCTCCGCTGCCGCGGCGCTTTACGCCGCCTACCTCAAGCCGCATGTCAAATCGGCGGTCTTGCTGCCCCACAAAAAAATCACCCCCCAGCAGCTTTCCCAACCGCTGGGCAGCGGGGCCGATGTATTTGAAATCCCCGGGGTCTTTGACGACTGCATGAAAGTCGTCGAGGCGCTCTCGGAGCGCTACGCGGTTGCCCTCCTGAACTCCAAAAACGCCTGGCGGATTCTTGGCCAGGAATCCTACTCCTACGAAATCGCCCAGGATTTCGAGTACGATCTGGCCGGCAAGGTCGTCGTGGTGCCCATCGGCAATGCCGGCAACATCACCGCGGTGATGAGTGGGTTTTTGAAATTTTACGAAGCGGGCATTATTGAGCAGTTGCCCAAGATCGTCGGGGTCCAGTCCGGCCACGCCAACCCGGTGGTCCGCTACTACCGTGAACAGGACCCCGCCAAA is a window encoding:
- the serS gene encoding serine--tRNA ligase; the encoded protein is MLEIKLVREKYSEIEKSLSNRGEKMDLPAMREQDDQRRALLLEIEALRHRRNTVSQEIAAMKQKGVDAEPLVLEMRTVAARIKELDATLASLDKSLNHFLLRLPNIPHASVPVGKSSEDNPVRKKEGAVPVFDTSPQAHWTIGENLNILDFERAARITGARFPLYIGAGARLERALINFMLDVHTGEHGYCEILPPFMVNRNTMTHTGQLPKFEEDLFKLEGWDYFMIPTAEVPLTNIHQGEILEEDRLPIYYTAYTPCFRSEAGSYGKDTRGLIRQHQFNKVEMVKFTTPETSYDELEKMLTNAEAILRRLGLAYQVLTLCTGDMGFSAAKTYDIEVWMPSQGVYREISSCSNCESFQARRADIRFRRKGLKGTELVHTLNGSGLAVGRTLAAILENYQQPDGSVVIPEALRPYMGGMERIAK
- the thrC gene encoding threonine synthase; protein product: MKIEDFPADIQPLLIPEASGSLIYRCLGCGAQYDIQKLLYTCPRCGQVLLIDNPDFERLKAVGPRSWQRLFDCRKMLTVPALKGIYRYHEFIGPVIPLDAVVYLGEGHTPIVEANGILQERAGIRFFFKNDGQNPSASFKDRGMASALSYINFLVRQGYVSDVLAVCASTGDTSAAAALYAAYLKPHVKSAVLLPHKKITPQQLSQPLGSGADVFEIPGVFDDCMKVVEALSERYAVALLNSKNAWRILGQESYSYEIAQDFEYDLAGKVVVVPIGNAGNITAVMSGFLKFYEAGIIEQLPKIVGVQSGHANPVVRYYREQDPAKRKFVPVTVRASVAQAAMIGNPVSMPRVVHLVDRYNQTAGGQRVFFVEVPEQAIMDWELWANRNGHIACTHGGESLAGLVAARQKGVVSPDEVAIVDSTAHALKFSGFQDLYFEGRFPEEFDITPDPALINRPRLIRPEDLAKFPAPGKPLTGADFQRFVDRVCEEIAAALDLQKVTTP